From Enterococcus mediterraneensis, the proteins below share one genomic window:
- a CDS encoding NAD(P)H-dependent oxidoreductase: MTKLLAVQAHPLSREESRSMQAFHTFLEAYQETHPEDTIEILPLYTSDIPEIDQDLLSGWNFLKGGHSFEDLEPVQQEKIRRFDEYTDQFLAADKVLIANALWNLNVPPRLLIWIDAISVAGKTFRYTAEGPKGLSTGKKVMHLQSNGGYYNGKDAASQYVKKIMDFLGVDSVQQFFIEGLDYDPEHAEEILRSALEEVKTLAKEF, translated from the coding sequence ATGACAAAATTATTAGCAGTACAAGCCCATCCGTTATCACGAGAAGAATCTCGTTCGATGCAGGCATTTCATACATTTTTAGAAGCTTATCAAGAAACTCATCCAGAAGATACGATCGAGATCTTGCCATTATATACTTCTGATATCCCTGAAATCGATCAGGATCTTTTATCTGGTTGGAATTTTTTAAAGGGCGGTCATTCGTTTGAAGACTTAGAACCTGTGCAACAAGAAAAGATCCGTCGTTTTGATGAATATACCGATCAATTCCTTGCAGCAGATAAAGTTTTGATTGCAAATGCTCTATGGAACTTGAATGTTCCCCCTCGTTTATTGATCTGGATCGATGCGATCAGTGTTGCTGGCAAAACTTTCCGCTACACGGCAGAAGGACCTAAAGGATTATCTACCGGCAAAAAAGTCATGCATCTGCAATCCAACGGCGGCTACTACAACGGTAAAGATGCCGCTTCTCAATACGTGAAAAAGATCATGGATTTCTTGGGTGTGGATTCCGTCCAACAATTCTTCATTGAAGGCTTGGATTATGATCCAGAGCATGCAGAAGAAATCTTGCGTTCCGCTTTAGAAGAAGTCAAAACACTGGCAAAAGAGTTTTAA
- a CDS encoding rhodanese-like domain-containing protein has product MNFISLQDFNALRSVEDISIIDIRDQTDFELNHLATAQSIPSTSIPNRLDQLDPAETYYIISYSGRRSEIIAKYLTNHGFKAVHVIGGMRALWHTAA; this is encoded by the coding sequence ATGAATTTTATTTCCTTACAGGACTTTAACGCATTGCGTTCTGTCGAAGATATCTCTATCATCGATATCCGTGACCAAACTGATTTCGAACTGAATCATTTGGCAACAGCTCAATCGATCCCATCTACAAGCATCCCTAACCGATTGGATCAATTAGATCCAGCAGAAACTTATTATATCATCAGTTATTCCGGACGACGTTCAGAAATCATCGCGAAGTATTTGACTAACCATGGTTTCAAGGCGGTCCACGTTATCGGCGGAATGCGTGCTTTATGGCATACAGCTGCTTAG
- a CDS encoding cation-translocating P-type ATPase: protein MSEETSKKEQMRKAFYSQPDSEVLQEMGTTPEGLSSTEAKERLSQYGPNELDEGKKKTMFQKFIEQFKDLMILVLLVAAVISAVVSHEIVDSIIILAVVIINAIMGVVQEAKAEEAIESLREMSTPNANVLRDGHTVTVKSDELVPGDIVLLEAGDVVPADMRLMEVNSLKIEEAALTGESVPVEKELAILEGDEIAIGDRINMAYSNSNVTYGRGKGIVVNTGMNTEVGKIAGMLAQADETETPLKNNLNHLGKFLTVAIVVIAVVMYFVGTFFNDTSWVDMLLTSISLAVAAIPEGLPAIVTIILALGTQVMAKRNSVIRKLPAVETLGSTDIIASDKTGTLTLNQMTVEKLYANDRQYDASENIPESNMAMKIMNYANDTKIAQDGSLIGDPTETALVQFGNEQGFDVTSKVKEQPRVAEIPFDSDRKLMTTVHKEAEGRYLVAVKGAPDVLLGRTKEVLLFDEVKPMTDEEKQKILDNNKDMAKQALRVLGMAYKYVDAVPENMESEIVENDLIFAGLVGMIDPERAEAADAVRVAKEAGIRPIMITGDHRDTAEAIAGRLGIIKPGDDDAVLTGTELNQMSDEEFARNVEKYSVYARVSPEHKVRIVKAWQKEGKVVAMTGDGVNDAPALKQADIGIGMGITGTEVSKGASDMVLADDNFATIVVAVEEGRKVFSNIQKAVQYLLAANLGEVLTLFLATLWGWDTLLPIHLLWINLVTDTFPAIALGMEPAEKNLMQHKPRGRNSNLFSGGVMSSIIYQGILEAATVLFVYWSAIQWPVHTTYAEIHSDALTMSFATLGLMQLFHAFNVKSVHQSLFKVGAFRNKAFNWALLLSFVLMMVIIVVPGLNDIFRVAHLDLYQWGIVLGSSFAIIPIVEIVKAIQRGMGKS from the coding sequence TTGTCAGAAGAAACGAGTAAAAAAGAACAAATGAGAAAAGCCTTCTATTCGCAGCCTGACAGCGAAGTGTTGCAAGAAATGGGGACTACCCCAGAAGGACTTTCCAGCACGGAGGCAAAAGAACGTCTGTCTCAATATGGTCCAAATGAATTGGATGAGGGCAAGAAAAAGACGATGTTCCAAAAATTCATCGAGCAGTTCAAAGACTTGATGATCTTGGTGCTGTTGGTAGCGGCTGTGATTTCCGCTGTTGTTTCTCATGAAATCGTTGATTCGATCATTATTTTAGCGGTAGTTATCATCAATGCGATCATGGGTGTCGTACAAGAAGCAAAAGCAGAAGAAGCTATCGAATCATTACGAGAAATGTCAACGCCTAATGCGAATGTTCTACGGGATGGACACACAGTAACAGTCAAAAGTGATGAACTAGTTCCCGGAGATATCGTTTTATTAGAAGCCGGGGATGTTGTTCCAGCTGATATGCGTTTGATGGAAGTCAACTCGTTGAAGATTGAAGAAGCCGCTTTGACTGGGGAATCTGTCCCAGTAGAAAAAGAATTAGCCATTCTTGAAGGCGATGAGATCGCAATCGGCGACCGGATCAATATGGCCTATTCAAACAGTAACGTCACATATGGCCGCGGGAAAGGGATCGTTGTCAATACCGGTATGAATACTGAAGTCGGTAAGATCGCCGGTATGTTGGCACAAGCTGACGAAACAGAAACACCATTGAAAAACAACTTGAACCATTTAGGTAAATTCCTGACAGTTGCGATTGTTGTGATCGCTGTAGTGATGTACTTTGTCGGAACATTCTTCAATGACACTTCTTGGGTAGATATGTTGCTGACTTCCATCTCATTGGCGGTAGCTGCGATTCCAGAAGGTCTGCCAGCGATCGTAACGATCATCTTGGCATTAGGTACACAAGTCATGGCAAAACGTAATTCGGTCATCCGTAAATTACCAGCTGTGGAAACACTAGGTTCGACAGATATCATCGCTTCGGATAAAACCGGTACATTGACGTTAAATCAAATGACAGTTGAAAAACTGTACGCAAATGATCGTCAGTATGATGCGTCTGAAAATATTCCTGAAAGTAATATGGCGATGAAGATCATGAACTATGCAAATGATACTAAAATCGCGCAAGACGGCAGCTTGATCGGTGACCCTACCGAAACGGCATTAGTCCAATTCGGTAATGAACAAGGATTCGATGTGACTTCTAAAGTCAAAGAACAACCTCGTGTAGCGGAAATTCCTTTTGATTCTGACCGTAAATTGATGACGACAGTCCACAAAGAAGCAGAAGGACGTTACTTAGTTGCAGTTAAAGGTGCGCCGGATGTTTTATTAGGACGTACTAAAGAAGTATTGCTTTTCGATGAAGTCAAACCTATGACTGATGAAGAAAAACAAAAAATCTTAGACAACAATAAGGACATGGCCAAACAAGCGTTACGTGTTTTGGGTATGGCTTATAAATACGTCGATGCAGTTCCTGAAAACATGGAATCTGAAATCGTGGAAAATGATTTGATCTTTGCTGGTTTAGTAGGGATGATCGACCCTGAACGTGCGGAAGCTGCTGATGCGGTACGTGTCGCTAAAGAAGCCGGTATCCGTCCAATCATGATCACTGGTGACCACCGGGATACAGCAGAAGCAATCGCCGGACGTCTAGGAATCATCAAACCAGGTGATGATGACGCCGTATTGACTGGTACAGAATTAAACCAAATGTCTGACGAAGAATTCGCCCGCAATGTTGAGAAGTATTCTGTATATGCACGGGTATCACCTGAGCACAAAGTACGAATCGTAAAAGCATGGCAAAAAGAAGGAAAAGTCGTTGCGATGACCGGTGACGGTGTCAACGATGCTCCTGCGTTGAAACAAGCCGATATTGGTATCGGTATGGGTATCACCGGTACAGAAGTATCAAAAGGCGCTTCTGACATGGTCTTAGCTGATGATAACTTCGCGACGATCGTTGTAGCGGTAGAAGAAGGACGTAAAGTCTTCTCTAATATCCAAAAAGCAGTCCAATACTTGTTAGCAGCCAACTTAGGTGAAGTATTGACGTTGTTCTTAGCGACATTATGGGGCTGGGATACCTTGCTTCCAATCCACTTGCTGTGGATCAACTTGGTAACTGATACATTCCCTGCTATCGCATTGGGTATGGAACCTGCAGAGAAGAATTTGATGCAGCATAAACCACGAGGACGCAATTCAAACTTGTTCTCTGGCGGTGTTATGAGCAGTATTATCTATCAAGGGATCTTAGAAGCGGCAACAGTTCTGTTCGTATATTGGTCAGCGATTCAATGGCCAGTCCACACAACTTATGCTGAGATCCACTCAGATGCCTTGACAATGTCCTTTGCAACCCTTGGTTTGATGCAGTTATTCCACGCGTTCAACGTGAAATCAGTTCATCAATCATTGTTCAAAGTGGGAGCCTTCCGTAATAAAGCCTTCAACTGGGCGCTTCTGTTATCATTTGTCCTGATGATGGTCATCATCGTTGTTCCAGGATTGAATGATATCTTCCGTGTCGCTCATCTTGATCTTTATCAATGGGGAATCGTCCTTGGTTCATCCTTTGCGATCATTCCAATCGTAGAGATCGTCAAAGCGATCCAACGAGGAATGGGCAAAAGCTAA
- a CDS encoding N-acetylmuramoyl-L-alanine amidase — translation MAEHLIVYGHGQGDPGAGGNGYQEATFTRNILGPHLEKYAKQLKKNKVKFYDKSLDMYQQTQTGKGAYSVSTKTASVTELHLDAASSSATGGHVIISSSFSPDKYDVAIAAVIGKYVGWWGSVKNTKGINKRSDLLNLNVFAKRGISYRLVELGFITNKNDVDKLVKNIDAVAKDLIEAITGEKISGTASKPAAAKPVAKPKPTPAKPAVIQLKVDGQFGNATARRLQEYFNTAGKDGIISHQYKQKYNQNIYAAQFDKTLIGSNVVVALQKWLKVEADGLCGKATIIALQKRMGTTADGFISPVSDCVKELQRRLNKNKL, via the coding sequence ATGGCAGAACATTTAATCGTTTACGGCCACGGACAAGGTGATCCTGGTGCGGGCGGAAACGGCTATCAAGAAGCGACATTTACCCGTAATATCTTGGGTCCGCATTTAGAAAAATATGCGAAACAACTCAAGAAAAACAAGGTCAAATTTTATGATAAATCACTGGACATGTACCAACAGACACAAACTGGTAAAGGTGCCTACTCCGTATCAACCAAAACAGCAAGCGTGACTGAGTTGCATTTGGATGCTGCGTCTTCTAGTGCCACAGGTGGACACGTCATTATTTCCAGCAGTTTTAGTCCAGATAAATACGATGTAGCAATTGCAGCGGTCATCGGTAAATATGTCGGCTGGTGGGGGAGTGTTAAAAATACGAAAGGCATTAACAAACGATCTGACCTGCTAAATCTAAATGTGTTTGCTAAGCGTGGGATCAGTTATCGTTTGGTGGAACTAGGATTTATCACAAATAAAAACGATGTAGATAAATTAGTCAAAAATATAGATGCTGTGGCAAAAGATTTGATCGAAGCAATTACAGGAGAAAAGATTAGTGGAACGGCTAGTAAACCGGCAGCTGCCAAACCAGTAGCAAAGCCTAAACCAACTCCTGCTAAACCTGCTGTCATCCAACTCAAAGTGGACGGACAATTTGGCAATGCGACTGCACGGCGTTTGCAAGAATACTTCAATACCGCCGGAAAGGATGGCATTATCAGTCACCAATACAAACAAAAATACAATCAAAATATCTATGCGGCTCAGTTTGATAAGACGTTGATTGGATCAAATGTGGTTGTAGCCTTGCAAAAATGGCTAAAAGTAGAAGCTGATGGCTTATGTGGTAAGGCAACTATTATCGCCCTCCAAAAACGCATGGGAACAACGGCTGACGGCTTTATCAGTCCAGTTTCAGATTGCGTCAAAGAGTTACAACGCAGACTAAATAAAAATAAGCTGTAA
- a CDS encoding Lsa family ABC-F type ribosomal protection protein, protein MTTIEIKNLTFGFDSQTTNLFEQTNLTIDTNWKLGLIGRNGRGKTTLLNLLRGKLPYSGTIQHQVSFTYFPQHIEDKMQLTYYVLQELSSFEQWKIERELNLLQTDPEILWRPFESLSGGEQTKVLLALLFVDDVNFPLIDEPTNHLDIVARNQVADYLRNKRRGFILVSHDRHFVDEVVDHILSIERSQLVMYQGNFSTYEEQKNLRDHHEQDENTKLKKEIGRLKQTAAEKAEWSRGREKDKYGDPNKKGSGAVADTGFIGARAARTMKRSKAIVKRMEDQAAEKEKLLKNIEFVDPLTMNFQPTHRKLLLQVENLQLSYDKPLFAPISFDLEKGQRIAFKGPNGSGKSSIIKYLLGEFDGEASGEILRPQNLNISYVRQNYEDNRGTLIEFAKEHQLSYEVLLNNLRKLGVERNVFNNPIEQMSMGQRKRVELAKSLATPAELFIWDEPLNYLDVFNQEQLEQIIHEVQPTMLIVEHDETFLENVATKIISLKSEKTK, encoded by the coding sequence ATGACAACGATTGAAATAAAAAACTTAACGTTTGGCTTTGATAGTCAAACAACGAACCTTTTTGAACAAACAAATTTGACCATCGACACCAATTGGAAACTTGGTTTGATCGGGCGGAATGGTCGCGGCAAAACGACACTGCTGAATCTATTGAGAGGAAAACTTCCTTACAGCGGAACGATCCAGCATCAAGTATCCTTTACTTACTTCCCACAGCATATCGAGGACAAGATGCAGTTGACCTATTACGTCTTGCAGGAGCTGTCTTCGTTTGAGCAATGGAAGATCGAACGGGAATTGAATCTTTTACAAACGGATCCTGAGATCTTGTGGCGCCCCTTTGAGAGTTTATCCGGCGGGGAACAGACCAAAGTCTTGTTGGCATTGCTGTTTGTGGATGATGTGAATTTTCCGCTGATCGATGAACCCACCAATCATTTGGACATCGTAGCCCGGAACCAAGTAGCGGATTATCTGCGAAATAAGCGGCGAGGCTTTATTTTGGTCAGTCATGATCGGCATTTTGTCGATGAAGTGGTGGATCATATTTTATCCATTGAACGAAGCCAACTGGTGATGTATCAAGGAAACTTTTCTACCTATGAAGAACAAAAAAATCTGCGGGATCATCATGAACAAGATGAAAACACGAAGCTGAAAAAAGAAATCGGCCGCTTGAAACAGACCGCGGCGGAAAAAGCTGAATGGTCACGGGGAAGAGAGAAAGATAAATACGGCGATCCAAATAAAAAAGGCAGCGGAGCCGTTGCTGACACTGGGTTTATTGGTGCTCGGGCTGCCCGAACGATGAAGCGTTCCAAAGCAATCGTCAAACGGATGGAGGATCAAGCAGCGGAAAAAGAAAAGCTGTTGAAAAACATTGAATTTGTTGATCCATTGACCATGAATTTCCAGCCTACTCATCGCAAGCTGCTGCTGCAGGTGGAAAACCTGCAGTTAAGCTACGACAAGCCGTTGTTTGCACCTATCAGCTTTGACTTGGAAAAAGGACAGCGGATCGCGTTTAAAGGGCCTAACGGATCAGGAAAATCTTCCATCATCAAGTACCTTCTGGGAGAATTCGACGGAGAAGCTTCCGGGGAAATATTGCGACCTCAAAATCTGAATATCAGCTATGTACGGCAAAATTACGAAGACAATCGCGGAACGCTGATAGAATTCGCAAAAGAACATCAGCTTTCTTATGAAGTCTTGCTGAATAACCTTCGGAAATTAGGTGTCGAGCGCAATGTCTTCAACAATCCCATTGAACAAATGAGCATGGGACAGCGAAAGCGTGTTGAACTGGCAAAATCTCTTGCTACACCGGCGGAATTATTTATCTGGGATGAGCCGCTGAATTATCTGGATGTCTTCAACCAAGAACAGCTGGAACAGATCATCCATGAGGTGCAGCCGACGATGCTGATTGTGGAACACGATGAAACCTTTTTGGAAAATGTCGCCACGAAGATTATTTCTTTAAAATCTGAGAAAACAAAATAA
- a CDS encoding PTS glucitol/sorbitol transporter subunit IIA, with the protein MKEGKIIAVGKDAIDEKEKILLFFGDKATEGLRRYSIIQEISDPQAITIKPGDQIAFDQKSYVVTFVGNIANQNLHSLQHVTFVFDTVPETNVIANGIYLAPDELPEIAVGMTVTYP; encoded by the coding sequence ATGAAAGAAGGAAAAATCATCGCAGTCGGAAAAGACGCTATCGATGAAAAAGAAAAAATATTACTATTCTTCGGCGACAAGGCGACAGAAGGGTTGAGACGTTATTCCATCATCCAAGAGATCTCTGACCCGCAAGCCATTACTATAAAACCAGGCGATCAAATCGCGTTTGATCAAAAATCTTATGTCGTGACCTTCGTGGGAAATATCGCGAACCAAAACCTGCACTCGCTGCAGCATGTAACATTTGTTTTTGATACAGTACCGGAAACAAATGTGATCGCTAACGGTATTTATCTAGCGCCGGACGAACTGCCTGAGATCGCAGTCGGTATGACGGTGACTTATCCATAG
- a CDS encoding lactonase family protein — protein MLKKIFLGTYTRRESKGIYSIVLDTEKETLEQLELLTEENSPTYLARSESKYTYTVTSVEDKGGCGAYDPEFTFLNAVTEEGAPLCYVAVDEPRKLVYGANYHKGEVNVYRILADGSLAASDALYHDEPTGSHENQDSAHVHYTDLTPDGRLAVCDLGTDRLYTYDVSIEGKLTEVSVYVAEDKTGPRHLAFHPNQQIAYLFGELDSSITVLRYNKEDGSFTPLQKISTLPEDFHEFNSGAAIRVSNDGRFVYGSNRGHNSIAVFQTENNGEELSLIQRVSSEGDFPRDFALDPTNQYLVCANQNSDNLTLYRRDSESGKLTMIQKDVYAPECVCVLFEK, from the coding sequence ATGTTGAAAAAAATATTTCTTGGTACCTATACACGTCGCGAAAGCAAAGGTATTTACTCTATTGTATTAGATACTGAAAAAGAAACACTGGAACAATTAGAATTACTTACAGAAGAAAACAGCCCTACTTATCTAGCTCGCAGCGAAAGCAAGTACACTTATACCGTAACATCCGTTGAAGATAAAGGCGGTTGCGGGGCATATGATCCGGAGTTCACTTTTTTGAATGCGGTGACAGAAGAAGGCGCTCCGTTATGTTATGTGGCAGTCGACGAGCCGCGCAAACTGGTTTACGGCGCGAATTATCATAAAGGCGAAGTGAATGTCTATCGAATTTTGGCAGATGGATCATTAGCGGCATCAGACGCGCTTTACCATGACGAACCGACAGGCAGTCACGAAAACCAAGATTCAGCCCATGTCCACTATACTGATCTGACTCCTGACGGTCGTTTAGCTGTCTGCGATTTAGGTACAGATCGTCTTTATACTTACGATGTATCGATCGAGGGCAAACTTACTGAAGTTTCGGTCTATGTTGCAGAAGATAAAACCGGCCCTCGCCATTTAGCGTTTCATCCTAATCAACAAATCGCGTATTTGTTTGGTGAATTAGACAGTTCTATCACTGTTTTGCGTTACAACAAAGAAGACGGCTCTTTCACACCGCTGCAAAAAATCTCGACACTGCCGGAAGATTTCCATGAATTCAACAGCGGTGCTGCGATCCGAGTATCTAACGATGGTCGTTTTGTTTACGGATCAAATCGCGGGCATAATTCCATCGCTGTTTTCCAAACTGAAAATAACGGCGAAGAGTTATCCCTTATCCAACGGGTATCATCGGAAGGCGATTTCCCTCGAGATTTCGCGTTAGATCCTACCAATCAATACTTGGTGTGTGCAAACCAAAACAGCGACAATTTGACATTATATCGCCGCGACAGCGAAAGCGGTAAATTGACGATGATCCAAAAAGATGTGTATGCCCCTGAATGCGTCTGCGTCTTATTTGAAAAATAA
- a CDS encoding holin, protein MNDQMLKLLAVATVLAPVVSGIVQIMKKYTIAEGKLLPVLGVFCGIVIGGLWGVSFAPNEVIAYLWSGLIAGLASVGVFELAKGPETVDKDDQENNIQ, encoded by the coding sequence ATGAATGATCAAATGTTGAAATTACTAGCAGTTGCAACAGTCTTAGCACCAGTCGTATCTGGGATCGTGCAGATCATGAAAAAATATACCATTGCAGAAGGCAAGCTGTTGCCAGTTTTAGGTGTATTCTGCGGAATCGTCATCGGTGGTCTGTGGGGTGTCAGCTTTGCGCCTAACGAAGTGATTGCCTATCTGTGGTCTGGGTTAATTGCCGGACTGGCATCAGTTGGGGTGTTCGAGTTGGCTAAAGGTCCTGAAACAGTAGATAAAGATGATCAAGAAAATAATATCCAATAG
- a CDS encoding 5'-nucleotidase C-terminal domain-containing protein, with the protein MNIGEKEVKVGFIGIVTTEVPSLVLREHHIDYTFLDPAETIAAYSQELKRQNVEAIVVLAHTSSEQSGTDSVSGESAMIMEKVNDIYPENSVDAYFAGHNHAYTNGLVGNTRIVQSTSQGRGYIDLQGEIDLESGDFVEPPTATVNPVIPKEGIDPNPAIQEIVAEADELVAEVTEKKIGTAATAEDISRSTNDLGESPLGNLITDGQVFMAKLNGIDADFAMTNNGGIRADLSVGSDKSITWGAAQTVQPFGNIMQIVEMTGSQIRQVLNQQTLGTQVEGERGYFLQVAGLKYTVTDNPDVTDLSHRYIVHEMTKMDGTPIEEDGKYNVVINDFLFGGGDGFTGFREAVYKDAMQPDTETFVGYIETLEAMGKKIAASIEDRKVYKSAEQIEAEAIEKIKAATTFEKVTEADNLLRGKTLAGAGIVVGIQTKAKSAAKEVVSDIVGEDGSFQLNITSLQASVGDQLRISVTSEGYTADFTVEVLTAETADSSTTEPSDTTDSSDSSDLTTDESGKDNSDKDPSKDGPNTDDPKKESDDNKKLPQTGESQRSWIVIAGFLLLGTGGYLIYRKTA; encoded by the coding sequence ATGAATATTGGTGAAAAAGAGGTAAAGGTCGGCTTTATTGGTATCGTTACGACAGAAGTTCCTAGTCTGGTTTTGCGGGAACATCATATCGATTATACTTTTCTTGATCCTGCGGAAACTATCGCTGCCTATTCTCAAGAACTGAAAAGACAAAACGTGGAAGCAATCGTGGTATTAGCGCACACATCTTCAGAACAGTCGGGAACGGACAGTGTGAGTGGTGAATCTGCAATGATTATGGAAAAAGTCAATGATATTTATCCAGAAAATAGTGTCGACGCTTACTTTGCCGGACATAACCATGCCTATACTAATGGGTTAGTGGGAAATACACGAATCGTTCAATCTACTTCGCAAGGGAGAGGTTATATCGATCTGCAAGGAGAAATCGATCTGGAAAGCGGCGACTTTGTTGAACCGCCGACTGCAACTGTCAATCCAGTCATACCGAAGGAGGGAATCGATCCGAATCCAGCTATTCAAGAAATCGTCGCTGAAGCAGATGAGCTTGTCGCAGAAGTTACTGAGAAAAAAATCGGAACTGCTGCAACGGCTGAAGATATTTCACGTAGTACAAACGATTTGGGGGAATCTCCGTTAGGCAATTTAATAACGGATGGGCAAGTTTTTATGGCAAAATTAAATGGGATAGATGCTGATTTTGCTATGACCAATAATGGAGGTATTCGAGCAGATCTAAGTGTTGGATCGGATAAATCTATTACTTGGGGCGCTGCTCAAACAGTTCAACCCTTTGGTAATATCATGCAGATCGTAGAAATGACCGGTTCTCAGATCCGTCAAGTCTTGAATCAACAAACATTGGGTACACAAGTTGAAGGAGAGCGGGGTTATTTCTTACAGGTTGCCGGTTTGAAATATACGGTAACAGATAATCCAGATGTGACAGATTTATCTCACCGTTATATTGTCCACGAAATGACAAAAATGGACGGCACACCGATTGAAGAGGATGGCAAGTATAATGTAGTTATCAATGATTTTCTGTTTGGTGGCGGTGATGGGTTTACCGGATTTCGAGAAGCTGTATATAAAGACGCGATGCAGCCGGATACAGAAACATTTGTAGGTTACATCGAAACATTGGAGGCGATGGGTAAAAAAATTGCTGCCTCTATTGAAGACCGTAAAGTATACAAATCTGCAGAACAAATCGAAGCAGAAGCAATCGAAAAAATCAAAGCAGCTACTACTTTTGAAAAAGTGACAGAAGCTGATAACTTACTGAGAGGAAAAACCCTTGCTGGAGCCGGAATCGTAGTTGGTATTCAAACAAAAGCGAAGAGTGCTGCAAAAGAAGTTGTCAGCGATATCGTTGGTGAGGATGGATCTTTTCAGCTAAATATCACTTCGTTGCAAGCGTCAGTCGGAGATCAACTACGGATCAGTGTCACTTCTGAAGGCTATACGGCAGACTTTACGGTGGAGGTTCTGACTGCAGAAACGGCAGATTCGTCAACAACTGAACCAAGTGATACGACAGATTCTAGTGATTCCAGTGATCTGACAACTGATGAATCTGGAAAAGATAATAGTGATAAAGATCCTTCGAAAGATGGACCGAATACTGATGACCCTAAAAAAGAAAGCGACGATAACAAAAAGTTGCCACAGACTGGTGAAAGTCAACGCTCGTGGATTGTTATTGCAGGTTTCTTACTTCTGGGAACTGGTGGATATTTGATTTACCGAAAAACAGCATAA
- a CDS encoding AI-2E family transporter: MEQKEKRKFSWFWKWFLNNQFVTALLIILLVLLILNAFTKVAYLFKPVMEFIGVVSLPIVMAGILYYLMNPAVDYLEKKGMKRVYSITLLFLLLVGLIVWGIVVIIPKIREQTLSFANNFPDYLNTIDNKVTEILNDPIFSQIQDQVESYGDKVTSWLTTFIRDFSKSTIENIGHFVGAVATVIVAIITMPFILFYLLKDGRKLAPYFVKFLPIRLRKPTYQVLKEVNDQVSSYIRGQLTVAFAVALMFIVGFAIIGLDYAITLGLIAGVLNLVPYLGSFLAMIPAVFLAIVIGPFMLVKVLIVFVVEQTIEGRVISPLVLGSQLSIHPVTILLVLLTSGKLFGIVGVILGIPVYAAAKVVITHLFEWYKKISGLYEEKIELTEKKDQT, from the coding sequence ATGGAGCAAAAAGAAAAACGGAAATTTTCCTGGTTCTGGAAATGGTTTTTAAATAATCAATTTGTGACAGCTTTACTGATCATTTTATTGGTTCTTTTGATCCTCAACGCGTTTACGAAAGTCGCGTATTTATTTAAACCAGTCATGGAATTTATCGGGGTCGTCAGCTTGCCGATCGTGATGGCAGGAATTTTGTATTATTTGATGAATCCGGCTGTCGATTATTTGGAAAAGAAGGGAATGAAGCGGGTATATAGCATCACACTGCTGTTTCTGCTTTTGGTAGGCCTGATCGTTTGGGGAATCGTAGTGATCATACCAAAGATTCGAGAACAAACATTGAGTTTTGCCAATAATTTTCCAGATTATTTGAATACTATCGATAATAAAGTGACAGAGATCTTGAACGATCCGATTTTTTCACAGATCCAAGATCAAGTGGAATCATACGGGGATAAAGTGACCAGCTGGCTGACGACATTTATCCGGGACTTTTCCAAGTCTACCATCGAAAATATCGGACATTTTGTCGGTGCCGTCGCTACCGTCATCGTTGCGATCATCACGATGCCGTTTATCCTGTTTTATTTGCTGAAAGACGGACGCAAGTTGGCACCGTATTTTGTTAAATTTCTGCCGATCCGTTTGCGAAAACCAACTTATCAAGTATTAAAAGAAGTTAATGATCAAGTATCTTCTTATATCCGCGGACAGCTGACTGTGGCATTTGCTGTGGCGCTGATGTTTATTGTCGGATTTGCGATCATTGGGCTGGATTATGCTATCACGTTAGGGTTGATCGCGGGTGTCTTGAATTTGGTTCCTTATCTTGGTTCGTTTTTAGCAATGATCCCTGCCGTCTTTTTGGCAATCGTTATCGGTCCATTCATGCTGGTGAAAGTATTGATCGTATTTGTCGTTGAGCAGACGATCGAAGGACGTGTCATTTCGCCGCTGGTCCTAGGAAGTCAACTATCGATCCATCCGGTGACGATCCTGTTAGTCTTGCTGACATCAGGGAAGTTATTTGGAATCGTGGGAGTGATCTTGGGGATTCCGGTATATGCTGCTGCCAAAGTAGTGATTACACATTTGTTTGAATGGTATAAAAAGATCTCGGGACTATATGAAGAAAAGATCGAATTAACGGAAAAAAAGGATCAAACTTAG